Proteins from one Rhizobium sp. CB3090 genomic window:
- a CDS encoding CheR family methyltransferase: protein MRSPVIVGIGASSMETGSLEVFFEHMHSSPGAAFVVVMQYRDAFDQDAFQARMAAVSGRTVRSASNGETIESERVYIVPAGMAASLKNDRLLIHHAPDASGERGTMDSFLVSLAEQEQKRAIGLIMSGCGTDGTLGIIAVKEQGGLALAESGQESVDISHPSSQPKSAAAVADLVLSAEELANRVKTQIRSLQRQTLAQDFDELVVQVSPQLTRIAAVLRNRTGHDFHGYKPNTFLRRVQRRIQVTQTDTIENYLEYLRSEPEEANSLFNDLLIGVTHFFRDTKEFEYLEREVIPKLFEGKGASDHIRVWVLGCATGEEAYSIAILLREQMARLDIVPHIQIFATDIDNRALAQARVGRYAASAIKDVTPERLARWFVKEGETYSVVKELREICLFSQHNLIKDAPFSRLDLVSCRNLLIYLGAELQNRVIPLFHFALRPGGYLFLGNSENVSRHGKLFTPVDRRFRIFRQIETMTRLLPDFPLSAATERNVPPGMPNGVRTAVNNVSALTKQAERIMERYAPAYMIVDENHDVLHFSGRTGKFIDPPSGHASLNVFNLIHRDLRIDLRAALHKAETDKANVKVGGLKVGQNGSALVVTMSIEPIDPAPGQPPRFMVILQDGQVVGEDEAGSVIPSAGQEEHVRRLEDELRQARDRLQATVEELESTNEELKASNEEYQSVNEELQSSNEELETSKEELQSLNEELQTVNGELAHRVEELARANSDLRNLLDSTQIAAVFLDNDLRIKSFTPAITDIFHLIDTDLGRPIHHIAARIAYDDLEQDARRVIRTLSSIERETKNPQTGSQYLIRVLPYRSVDNVIEGAVLTFLDVTALVRAEERLRDREALLRSVVEGIPQLVWRAAAEGNWTWCSPQWTAYTGQTEIASLGRGWLEPIHPDDRKKVVEALKEAESTGMLELEHRLFNAETNAYRTVHLRARPVKNDAGKVAEWFGTATDVHEMQLLQEHQQILLHELQHRVRNTLAIVRSIAAHTAETSETVAEYAHHLEGRINAMARPQTLLTSAPDAAMDLRELIESEISAQTGRDENLVTITGPNAALFGKVAENMSLAIHELTSNAVKYGALSRDGGELHISFHNHGEGKERSLKLVWQETGLTGLPKRPARRGFGSELIENVVPYQFGGSGRLEFTPEGLICTIELPLSESIKLHEASH, encoded by the coding sequence TTGCGGTCGCCGGTCATCGTGGGGATCGGAGCTTCCTCAATGGAGACCGGCAGCCTCGAAGTTTTCTTCGAGCACATGCACTCTTCTCCGGGAGCCGCATTTGTCGTCGTCATGCAATACCGCGACGCTTTCGATCAGGATGCATTCCAGGCTCGTATGGCGGCCGTCAGCGGCCGTACCGTGCGATCGGCGTCGAATGGAGAAACGATAGAATCCGAGCGCGTCTACATTGTCCCGGCCGGTATGGCGGCCAGCCTGAAAAATGATCGGCTGCTGATACATCATGCCCCCGACGCATCCGGTGAACGCGGGACCATGGACAGCTTCCTGGTCTCCCTAGCCGAACAGGAGCAAAAGCGGGCCATCGGGCTTATCATGAGCGGCTGCGGAACGGACGGAACTCTCGGTATTATTGCCGTCAAGGAGCAGGGCGGATTGGCGCTTGCTGAAAGCGGCCAGGAATCCGTCGATATTTCCCACCCTTCCTCACAGCCGAAGAGCGCGGCTGCGGTGGCGGATCTGGTTTTGTCCGCTGAGGAGCTGGCAAATCGCGTAAAGACTCAGATCCGCAGCCTGCAACGCCAGACGTTGGCGCAGGATTTCGACGAACTGGTCGTCCAGGTCAGCCCGCAATTGACACGCATCGCCGCCGTGCTTCGCAACCGGACAGGTCATGATTTTCACGGCTACAAGCCCAATACGTTCCTAAGGCGCGTGCAGCGCCGCATCCAGGTGACGCAGACCGATACCATCGAAAATTATCTCGAATATCTGCGTTCCGAACCCGAGGAAGCAAACAGCCTGTTCAACGACCTGCTGATCGGCGTGACGCATTTCTTCCGGGATACGAAAGAGTTCGAATATCTCGAACGGGAGGTCATTCCCAAACTCTTTGAAGGCAAGGGAGCGAGCGATCACATCCGTGTATGGGTACTTGGCTGTGCCACGGGTGAAGAAGCCTATTCGATTGCCATTCTGTTGCGTGAACAGATGGCACGGCTCGACATTGTGCCGCATATCCAGATATTCGCGACCGATATCGACAATCGCGCGCTGGCGCAGGCACGTGTCGGACGGTACGCCGCCTCCGCCATCAAGGACGTTACACCCGAACGGTTGGCACGCTGGTTCGTCAAGGAGGGCGAAACTTATTCCGTGGTCAAGGAACTGCGGGAAATTTGCCTGTTTTCGCAGCACAATCTCATCAAGGATGCTCCTTTCTCAAGGCTCGACCTGGTGTCGTGCCGCAACCTTCTGATTTATCTGGGCGCGGAACTTCAGAACAGGGTCATTCCGCTCTTCCATTTCGCCCTGCGGCCGGGTGGTTACCTGTTCCTTGGAAATTCCGAGAATGTCAGCCGCCATGGCAAGCTCTTTACGCCGGTGGATCGTCGCTTCCGAATATTCCGTCAAATCGAAACCATGACCCGTCTGCTGCCGGATTTTCCGTTGTCGGCGGCAACGGAGCGCAACGTGCCCCCCGGCATGCCGAATGGAGTACGCACCGCTGTCAACAATGTGTCCGCGCTTACCAAGCAGGCCGAGCGGATCATGGAGCGGTATGCGCCAGCTTATATGATCGTCGACGAAAATCATGACGTGCTGCATTTTTCCGGACGCACCGGCAAGTTCATCGATCCGCCTTCGGGCCATGCCAGCCTCAATGTTTTCAATCTGATTCATCGCGATCTGCGCATAGATCTGCGCGCAGCACTCCATAAGGCGGAGACCGACAAGGCGAACGTCAAGGTCGGCGGCTTGAAAGTGGGCCAGAACGGCAGCGCTTTAGTGGTGACCATGTCGATCGAACCAATCGACCCCGCGCCGGGGCAGCCGCCGCGTTTCATGGTGATCCTCCAGGACGGTCAGGTGGTCGGCGAAGATGAAGCCGGCAGTGTCATTCCATCCGCCGGTCAGGAAGAACATGTTCGGCGTCTGGAGGACGAGCTTCGTCAAGCGCGCGACCGGCTGCAGGCGACAGTCGAAGAGCTGGAAAGCACCAACGAAGAGTTGAAAGCCTCGAACGAGGAATACCAATCCGTCAACGAAGAACTTCAATCGTCGAACGAGGAACTGGAGACGTCCAAGGAGGAGCTCCAGTCGCTCAACGAAGAGCTTCAGACGGTCAATGGCGAACTAGCTCATCGTGTGGAAGAGCTGGCGCGCGCGAATTCCGATCTTAGAAACCTGCTCGACAGCACGCAGATTGCCGCGGTCTTTCTGGACAATGACCTGCGCATCAAAAGTTTCACCCCCGCGATCACCGACATATTCCATCTGATCGATACGGATCTCGGCAGACCGATCCATCACATCGCTGCTAGAATTGCCTATGACGATCTGGAGCAGGATGCGCGGCGTGTTATCCGAACGCTGAGCAGCATCGAGCGCGAGACGAAAAACCCGCAAACCGGCTCACAATATCTCATCCGCGTGCTCCCCTATCGCAGCGTCGACAATGTGATCGAAGGCGCCGTCTTGACCTTCCTGGACGTGACGGCGCTCGTAAGAGCAGAGGAGCGTCTACGTGATCGCGAGGCGCTTCTGCGTTCCGTCGTCGAAGGCATTCCGCAGCTTGTCTGGCGCGCAGCAGCGGAAGGCAATTGGACCTGGTGCAGTCCGCAATGGACGGCTTATACCGGTCAGACCGAGATTGCATCGCTCGGCAGAGGCTGGCTTGAACCCATTCATCCCGATGATCGCAAGAAGGTCGTGGAAGCCTTGAAGGAAGCCGAAAGCACCGGAATGCTCGAATTGGAGCATCGCCTCTTCAATGCCGAAACGAATGCCTACAGGACCGTGCATCTTCGCGCCCGGCCGGTGAAGAACGATGCCGGCAAGGTGGCCGAGTGGTTCGGGACCGCGACCGACGTGCATGAAATGCAGCTTCTTCAGGAGCATCAGCAAATCTTGCTGCATGAACTTCAGCACCGCGTACGCAATACGCTCGCGATCGTCCGCTCGATTGCCGCCCATACGGCAGAGACGAGCGAAACGGTGGCGGAGTACGCCCACCATCTGGAAGGCCGCATCAATGCAATGGCAAGACCGCAAACCTTGCTGACGAGCGCGCCGGATGCCGCCATGGACCTGAGAGAGCTGATCGAAAGCGAAATATCCGCGCAGACCGGCAGGGACGAAAACCTGGTGACGATAACGGGTCCGAATGCGGCCCTGTTCGGGAAAGTCGCGGAGAACATGAGCCTCGCGATTCATGAACTGACCAGCAATGCCGTGAAATACGGCGCATTGTCGCGAGACGGTGGAGAGTTGCACATATCCTTCCATAATCATGGTGAGGGTAAAGAACGTTCTTTAAAGCTGGTCTGGCAAGAGACAGGGTTGACGGGGTTGCCGAAGAGGCCGGCCCGACGCGGATTTGGGTCCGAGCTGATCGAGAATGTCGTGCCGTATCAGTTCGGTGGCAGCGGACGGCTTGAATTCACGCCGGAAGGATTGATCTGTACCATCGAACTTCCTCTTTCAGAGAGCATCAAACTGCATGAGGCAAGCCATTGA
- a CDS encoding response regulator, whose translation MNYSRFFSGRRVLIVEDEYLLANEARRQLVKLGAIVVGPTARVDQALELIEDKGVDAAILDIHLGGEMVFPVAERLDELNIPYVFATGYDPSIIPARFTGFVLCEKPIEIEHIARALFGPRSRDS comes from the coding sequence ATGAATTACAGCCGCTTCTTTTCCGGCCGACGGGTTTTGATCGTCGAAGACGAGTATCTTCTCGCAAACGAGGCACGCCGTCAGTTGGTGAAGCTCGGGGCTATCGTCGTCGGACCGACGGCAAGGGTCGACCAAGCTCTCGAACTGATCGAGGACAAAGGTGTCGATGCAGCGATCCTCGATATCCACCTCGGCGGCGAAATGGTGTTTCCCGTGGCCGAGAGACTGGATGAACTCAATATTCCTTATGTCTTTGCGACGGGTTATGATCCGTCGATCATTCCCGCGCGCTTCACCGGCTTTGTGCTTTGCGAAAAGCCGATCGAGATAGAGCACATTGCGCGAGCTCTTTTTGGCCCGCGGTCACGGGATTCTTAA
- a CDS encoding response regulator codes for MSKQPSEQPVVLVVEDEYLLAFDLADSLGDHDLIVLGPAPTIPQALSLIAATDKIDCAILDVRIKGEMVFPVAEVLSKRGIPFVFTTGYEKSVFGDRFTDIEIYSKPLDIERVVAEIATLAHNHCVKRANG; via the coding sequence ATGAGTAAACAACCATCGGAGCAACCAGTCGTTTTGGTCGTGGAGGACGAGTATTTGCTTGCCTTCGATCTTGCAGATTCACTTGGCGACCACGACCTTATTGTTCTTGGGCCGGCGCCTACCATTCCTCAAGCTTTGTCTCTTATCGCTGCGACCGATAAGATCGACTGCGCCATTCTCGACGTCAGAATCAAGGGCGAAATGGTCTTTCCCGTGGCTGAGGTGCTTTCAAAGCGAGGCATACCGTTCGTATTTACCACCGGATATGAAAAATCCGTTTTTGGCGACCGGTTCACTGATATCGAGATTTATTCAAAGCCGCTCGATATCGAACGCGTTGTGGCGGAAATCGCCACCTTGGCTCATAACCATTGTGTCAAGCGCGCGAATGGGTAG
- a CDS encoding metal-dependent phosphohydrolase has protein sequence MLSTDPDHAMEIAIRAHAGQTDKLGNPYVEHCRRVALAVSGEDEKIVAYLHDVVEKGPGWSIDRLRQEGFSLSVLAAVDALTKRTDEDENAFVRRAIANAIARPVKKADLEDNLWQQQQIGGDTGKYRHGLDIISRSPPAADLS, from the coding sequence ATGTTATCGACCGACCCGGACCACGCTATGGAAATCGCGATCAGAGCGCATGCGGGCCAGACCGATAAACTCGGCAATCCTTATGTCGAGCATTGTCGTCGCGTGGCGCTGGCGGTTTCGGGTGAGGACGAGAAGATCGTGGCATATCTGCATGATGTCGTGGAAAAGGGTCCAGGCTGGAGCATCGATCGCCTTCGGCAGGAAGGTTTCTCCCTTTCAGTGCTCGCAGCCGTCGATGCCCTCACCAAACGGACTGACGAGGATGAGAATGCCTTTGTCCGCCGTGCGATCGCAAATGCCATCGCAAGGCCGGTAAAGAAGGCCGATCTTGAGGACAACTTATGGCAGCAGCAGCAGATCGGCGGCGATACTGGCAAGTATCGGCATGGCCTCGATATTATTAGCCGGTCGCCGCCGGCAGCCGACCTTTCGTAA
- a CDS encoding endonuclease/exonuclease/phosphatase family protein — translation MPYGRSIRILTYNVHSCIGTDRKIDPARIAAVIAGAQADIVALQEIDVRRHRTGGVDQARMIASLLKMEAHFNPALTIADEQYGDALITDLPTRAIKAGPLPSLGEPRGALSVEVMVGNRQLHLVNTHLGLRGRDRMQQMTALLGPTWLPGSGKDLVSTILCGDFNAVPVSAAYRLATRTLKDVQLFGNQPARPTFPSRYPLMRLDHIFVSADLAVLGTTVPRNRLTSLASDHLPLIAEIGLGK, via the coding sequence ATGCCCTACGGAAGATCGATCAGAATTCTGACCTATAACGTACACAGTTGTATTGGTACGGACCGCAAGATCGACCCTGCGCGCATCGCCGCCGTTATCGCGGGGGCGCAGGCGGATATCGTGGCGCTGCAGGAGATCGATGTTCGCCGCCACAGAACCGGCGGTGTCGATCAGGCGAGAATGATCGCCTCTTTGTTGAAGATGGAGGCGCATTTCAATCCGGCTTTGACGATAGCCGACGAGCAATATGGAGACGCGCTCATAACGGATTTGCCGACAAGGGCGATCAAGGCCGGGCCTTTGCCTTCGCTGGGCGAACCGCGTGGGGCGCTTTCCGTCGAAGTCATGGTTGGAAACAGGCAGTTGCACCTCGTCAACACCCATCTCGGCCTTCGGGGCCGTGATCGCATGCAGCAAATGACGGCGCTTCTCGGGCCAACATGGCTGCCGGGTAGCGGCAAGGATCTGGTTTCAACCATTCTCTGCGGGGATTTCAATGCCGTTCCCGTCTCAGCGGCCTATCGGCTCGCCACCCGCACATTGAAGGATGTCCAGCTTTTCGGCAATCAGCCGGCGAGGCCGACCTTTCCCTCGCGTTATCCGCTGATGCGGCTGGATCATATTTTCGTCAGCGCCGATCTGGCCGTTCTCGGTACGACCGTGCCTCGAAATCGTCTGACGAGCCTGGCTTCCGACCATCTCCCGTTGATTGCGGAAATCGGCCTTGGCAAGTGA
- a CDS encoding phospholipase D-like domain-containing protein, whose amino-acid sequence MSLKAEDVRLEGIAARTAFLINGSAYFSRLAHILRHARKRVWIIGWDFNPDICLQPENSKETLGDLLHALADANPDLEIRILIWALGPLYSEKSLKVLRKKSFPKNNRIDLRFAIQPAIRGCHHQKLVCVDDSVAFIGGIDLMSRRWDTCGHGVRDKLKCDSQGVFYEPLHDLQAMVTGDAARLIASVARRRWMDATGEEYRALPAQAAVGWPDDLMASLENVPVRLATTEPATFFRRGLRQGIAVTKEVIAKARRHLYIETQYLASFNVAEAIAARLQEGSGPEVVIVCTRKSHGLIENFVMGRNRDRIIRRLTNADRHGRLRVFYPVVPDGEKQVELLVHSKLLIADDDVLRIGSSNLNHRSEGLDTECDILFQALKPTHRLAIDELRNTLVAEYLGCAAGAVRNVFQRTGSLIEAITELNVGPRCLKPFATTCEKTTPIAGTALFDPVHPLGRLGSYHLVGHLRRILRSS is encoded by the coding sequence ATGTCGCTGAAAGCCGAAGATGTGCGGTTGGAAGGTATTGCGGCAAGGACGGCCTTCCTCATCAACGGCAGTGCTTATTTCTCGCGGTTGGCGCACATTTTACGTCATGCGCGAAAGCGGGTCTGGATCATCGGATGGGACTTCAATCCCGATATCTGCCTGCAGCCTGAAAATTCCAAGGAAACGCTGGGTGATCTCCTGCATGCTCTTGCGGATGCCAATCCCGATCTTGAAATCCGAATTTTGATCTGGGCCTTGGGACCGCTTTATTCCGAAAAATCCTTGAAAGTGTTGCGCAAGAAAAGTTTCCCCAAGAACAATCGCATCGACCTGCGCTTTGCCATCCAGCCCGCCATACGCGGATGTCACCATCAGAAACTTGTCTGCGTCGACGATTCCGTCGCCTTCATCGGTGGGATCGATCTGATGTCACGGCGCTGGGACACCTGCGGCCACGGGGTTCGCGACAAGCTGAAGTGCGATTCCCAAGGTGTATTCTACGAGCCGCTTCACGACCTCCAAGCCATGGTTACGGGGGATGCGGCAAGGCTCATCGCCTCTGTGGCGAGGCGACGATGGATGGATGCCACCGGCGAGGAATACAGGGCCCTGCCGGCGCAGGCGGCTGTTGGCTGGCCCGACGATCTCATGGCATCGCTGGAGAATGTGCCGGTCAGACTTGCGACAACCGAACCGGCGACCTTCTTCAGGAGGGGGCTCCGCCAGGGAATTGCCGTGACAAAGGAGGTGATCGCCAAGGCGAGGCGTCACCTTTATATCGAAACGCAATATCTTGCCTCGTTCAATGTCGCGGAGGCCATTGCAGCTCGCCTGCAGGAAGGCAGCGGGCCGGAGGTCGTCATCGTCTGCACGCGCAAGTCCCATGGCTTGATCGAGAACTTTGTCATGGGAAGGAATCGCGACAGGATCATACGGCGTCTCACGAATGCGGATCGTCATGGCCGGCTGCGCGTCTTCTACCCGGTGGTTCCCGACGGTGAAAAGCAGGTCGAACTGCTCGTTCACTCGAAACTTCTGATCGCCGACGACGATGTGCTCCGCATTGGTTCCTCCAATCTCAACCATCGATCCGAGGGGCTCGACACCGAATGCGATATTCTCTTTCAGGCACTTAAGCCCACTCACCGTTTGGCAATCGATGAGCTGCGCAACACGCTCGTGGCGGAATACCTCGGCTGCGCTGCCGGCGCAGTTCGAAATGTCTTTCAACGGACCGGATCGTTGATCGAGGCGATCACAGAGCTGAATGTCGGGCCTCGGTGCCTCAAGCCATTTGCAACGACCTGTGAGAAGACGACGCCGATTGCGGGAACTGCGCTGTTCGATCCCGTGCATCCGTTAGGGCGACTGGGATCTTATCACCTTGTCGGTCACCTTCGCCGCATCCTTCGTTCGAGCTGA
- a CDS encoding divalent metal cation transporter, which produces MSVTETTERQGSKAGNGAFRRFLRILGPGFITGASDDDPSGIGTYSQAGAQLGYGIGWTMLLTYPLMSAIQEICARIGRTTGHGIAGNVCRHYPAWLLYFIVGLLFIANTINIGADLSAMADALKLLVGGPETLYVVGFGSACAIASVFVEYDRYAAVLKWMTLSLFAYVAAVFAVNISWGAAMAGLVLPKIIWNAEFFTTIVAILGTTISPYLFFWQASQEVEEEQVDRHKHPLVEAPREAPAELTRIHADTLIGMGFSNIIALAIIATTAATLHAAGVTAISSSAQAAEALRPIAGDVAFIVFAVGILGTGLLAVPVLAGAAAYSIGEAFKWPVGLSRKPKHAKAFYATLITACILGMGILFTPVNPISALYWSAVINGIVAVPVMTIMMLMTAKKQIMGKFTVTGWLRWLGWASTAVVAASVVGMVVTWFL; this is translated from the coding sequence ATGTCTGTGACTGAGACCACGGAGCGACAAGGGTCAAAGGCGGGGAATGGAGCCTTTCGCCGGTTCCTGAGAATTTTAGGCCCGGGCTTTATCACCGGTGCTTCGGACGATGATCCCTCCGGAATAGGAACATACAGTCAGGCGGGGGCTCAACTTGGGTATGGCATCGGATGGACAATGCTGCTGACATATCCGCTGATGTCGGCAATTCAGGAGATTTGCGCGCGGATCGGGCGCACGACCGGGCATGGCATCGCGGGAAATGTGTGCCGGCACTACCCCGCCTGGCTGCTCTATTTCATTGTGGGACTGCTTTTCATAGCAAACACGATCAATATCGGAGCTGACCTCAGCGCGATGGCTGATGCATTGAAACTTCTTGTTGGTGGACCTGAGACGCTTTATGTCGTCGGCTTCGGAAGCGCTTGTGCCATAGCCAGCGTTTTTGTCGAGTACGATCGTTACGCCGCGGTGCTTAAATGGATGACGCTCAGCCTCTTTGCTTATGTTGCTGCCGTGTTTGCGGTCAACATATCATGGGGCGCGGCCATGGCAGGCCTTGTCCTGCCCAAGATCATCTGGAATGCTGAATTCTTCACGACCATCGTCGCGATTTTGGGTACTACGATTTCTCCCTATTTGTTCTTCTGGCAGGCTTCCCAGGAAGTCGAGGAGGAGCAAGTCGATCGTCACAAACATCCGCTGGTCGAAGCGCCGAGAGAAGCACCGGCCGAGCTCACGCGCATCCACGCCGACACTTTGATCGGCATGGGATTTTCAAACATCATAGCTCTCGCGATTATCGCGACGACTGCGGCAACACTCCATGCGGCCGGCGTTACGGCGATCTCATCTTCGGCGCAGGCAGCCGAGGCATTGCGACCCATCGCGGGCGATGTCGCGTTCATCGTGTTCGCCGTCGGCATATTGGGCACCGGGTTGCTTGCAGTTCCGGTCCTTGCCGGCGCAGCCGCCTACTCCATTGGCGAGGCTTTCAAATGGCCGGTCGGCCTCTCAAGGAAACCGAAGCATGCAAAAGCATTTTATGCGACTTTGATCACGGCCTGCATTCTCGGAATGGGCATATTGTTTACACCGGTCAATCCCATTTCCGCTCTTTATTGGAGCGCAGTAATCAACGGGATCGTAGCCGTACCCGTCATGACCATCATGATGCTCATGACTGCGAAAAAGCAGATTATGGGAAAGTTTACGGTTACCGGCTGGCTGCGCTGGCTCGGGTGGGCGTCGACGGCAGTCGTGGCCGCATCCGTTGTTGGAATGGTCGTGACATGGTTCCTTTAA
- a CDS encoding IS5 family transposase: protein MAMKRTGQFSFADALMPASGGNQRLDRLSGLVKWYRFEKVLQRLRNDVAAGRPAYPPLIMFKALLLQSLYGLSDMELEEALYDRLSFRRFVGLSLGEAVPDHTTLCRFRNHLIEARLLEVLFAELDSQLDKAGLILRRGTMLDATIIETGAARPPRERLPGQQVGEPAGDDDDVDTAPLVKLSDPDARFTRRKGRQGSSYGYKAHVGVDEGSGLIRRLITTPANVNDTVCADDLICGDEQAVLADSAYHTHAREKKLKARGIKARLMRRPNKHHRTLPPKLQRLNDLIARRRAAVETTFATWKRRMGLSVIRYRGLIKAQAQVLMTAIAFNMRRWVTLSA, encoded by the coding sequence ATGGCGATGAAACGGACTGGTCAGTTCAGTTTTGCGGATGCGTTGATGCCGGCGAGTGGTGGCAATCAGCGTCTGGATCGGTTATCGGGACTTGTAAAATGGTACCGGTTCGAGAAGGTGCTGCAGCGGCTGCGCAATGACGTGGCTGCGGGCCGCCCGGCCTATCCGCCGCTGATCATGTTCAAGGCGCTGCTTTTGCAGTCGCTGTACGGCCTATCGGACATGGAGCTGGAGGAAGCACTGTACGATCGGCTGTCGTTCCGCCGCTTTGTTGGCCTAAGCTTGGGAGAAGCTGTTCCCGATCACACGACTTTGTGCCGGTTCCGCAACCATCTGATCGAGGCGCGACTTCTGGAGGTGCTGTTTGCGGAACTCGACAGTCAATTGGACAAAGCCGGGTTGATTCTGCGGCGTGGCACGATGCTGGATGCGACCATCATCGAGACGGGAGCCGCTCGGCCGCCGAGGGAGCGCCTGCCCGGACAGCAGGTTGGCGAACCAGCAGGAGATGACGATGACGTGGACACGGCGCCGCTGGTGAAGCTGAGCGACCCGGATGCCCGTTTCACACGGCGCAAGGGCCGGCAGGGCTCGTCTTACGGCTACAAGGCCCATGTCGGTGTCGATGAGGGCTCGGGCCTGATCCGCCGGCTGATCACCACCCCGGCCAATGTCAACGACACGGTCTGCGCCGATGATCTGATCTGCGGTGACGAACAGGCGGTATTGGCCGATAGCGCTTATCATACCCATGCCCGCGAGAAGAAGCTGAAGGCCAGAGGCATCAAGGCGCGGCTGATGCGCCGGCCCAACAAACATCACCGCACACTGCCGCCGAAGCTGCAACGCTTGAATGATCTGATCGCCCGCCGGCGCGCTGCCGTCGAGACGACTTTTGCCACATGGAAGCGCCGCATGGGTCTTTCGGTCATTCGTTATCGGGGACTAATCAAGGCGCAAGCCCAGGTGCTGATGACGGCAATCGCCTTCAACATGCGTCGCTGGGTGACGCTCAGCGCCTGA
- a CDS encoding DUF1236 domain-containing protein — MKRILVAVSAALFASGTAFAQSSVVVTPDSSDTVAVPGDVRTYVTEQEVPSATYDGDVVVGAELPSSVEVHTIPSNNDYAYTIINKKRVIVNPHTHKIIEIVK; from the coding sequence ATGAAAAGGATTCTCGTTGCCGTGAGTGCGGCACTCTTCGCATCCGGGACAGCTTTTGCTCAAAGCAGCGTTGTCGTAACACCGGATAGTTCCGACACCGTGGCTGTCCCCGGAGACGTAAGGACGTATGTGACCGAACAAGAAGTTCCATCGGCAACCTATGACGGCGATGTTGTAGTCGGCGCCGAATTGCCGAGTTCAGTTGAAGTACACACTATTCCCAGCAATAACGACTACGCATATACGATCATCAACAAGAAGCGGGTTATCGTAAACCCTCACACGCATAAGATTATCGAAATCGTGAAATAG
- a CDS encoding SDR family oxidoreductase, which yields MHRFHEKVVIVTGAGSGMGEATARRFSEEGANVVLVDYHAENVNKVAAELPAERTMVQVVDVSQSSAVNAMVSMVIAKFGKLDVIVNNAGVHEAGEPTEISDERWHKVMDTDAGGVFFGCRAAIPHLEKTKGVIINTASVSGTGGDWGMSPYNAAKGAVVNLTRALALDLGKKGIRVNSVCPSLTRTGMTEEMLGDEALIAKFKERIPLGRVCEPEEVAAVIAFLASDDASFITGANIPVDGGVSASNGQPARG from the coding sequence ATGCATCGTTTCCACGAGAAGGTTGTCATCGTCACGGGTGCGGGATCAGGCATGGGAGAGGCGACGGCGCGCAGATTTTCCGAGGAAGGCGCGAATGTCGTTCTCGTCGACTATCATGCCGAAAACGTCAACAAGGTCGCGGCGGAGCTTCCGGCCGAGCGTACCATGGTGCAGGTGGTCGATGTCTCCCAATCCTCTGCCGTCAACGCGATGGTTTCGATGGTGATCGCCAAGTTCGGCAAGCTCGACGTCATCGTCAACAATGCCGGCGTGCACGAGGCCGGCGAACCGACCGAAATCTCCGATGAACGCTGGCACAAGGTCATGGACACGGATGCCGGCGGCGTCTTCTTCGGATGCCGCGCAGCCATTCCGCACCTCGAAAAGACCAAGGGCGTCATCATCAACACCGCTTCCGTTTCCGGCACCGGCGGCGACTGGGGCATGAGCCCGTATAACGCCGCCAAGGGCGCTGTCGTCAATCTGACCCGGGCTTTGGCGCTCGATCTCGGAAAAAAGGGGATTCGCGTCAATTCCGTCTGTCCGAGCCTGACACGCACCGGGATGACCGAGGAGATGCTCGGGGACGAAGCACTGATCGCCAAGTTCAAGGAGCGCATTCCGCTTGGCCGCGTCTGCGAGCCAGAAGAGGTAGCAGCCGTCATCGCCTTTCTGGCGAGCGACGATGCCAGCTTCATAACCGGAGCCAATATCCCAGTGGACGGAGGCGTCTCCGCCTCGAACGGACAACCCGCACGTGGTTAA
- a CDS encoding PPC domain-containing DNA-binding protein → MNFKQINEISGQRTYVVVLDAKEEAFSTLSNFATTYEMTAASVTAIGAFEKATVGWFDFATRRYRSIPVEEQCEVLSLLGDIATGDDGKASLHLHAVLGLKDGSTRGGHFIDGIVHPTLEVTIIETPAYMHRRHHKDLGIALIEL, encoded by the coding sequence ATGAATTTCAAACAGATAAACGAGATAAGCGGTCAGCGCACCTATGTCGTCGTGCTCGATGCGAAGGAAGAAGCGTTCTCCACCCTCAGCAACTTCGCCACGACCTATGAGATGACAGCTGCATCGGTCACCGCCATCGGTGCGTTCGAAAAGGCGACCGTCGGCTGGTTCGATTTCGCCACTCGCAGGTACCGCAGTATTCCGGTCGAAGAGCAATGCGAGGTCCTGAGCCTTCTTGGCGATATAGCGACCGGCGACGACGGCAAGGCGAGCCTGCACCTTCACGCCGTTCTGGGTTTGAAGGACGGCTCCACGCGCGGCGGGCACTTCATTGATGGCATCGTCCATCCGACATTGGAAGTCACGATCATCGAGACGCCCGCATACATGCACCGCCGGCATCACAAAGATCTTGGAATCGCACTCATCGAGCTATAA